A window from Flammeovirgaceae bacterium encodes these proteins:
- a CDS encoding VIT1/CCC1 transporter family protein gives MKHSESSIHQKGTSLLGRYQDYLGEFVYGGIDGSVTTFAVVTGAVGAGMDSSVILILGFANLFADGFAMSVGAYMSSKSEKQNYEKHKSLEYWEVEHLPELEREEIEDIYRKKGFEGPLLGQVVEVITRDKDRWVNEMMKDELNLIEDTKSPFQTGLVTFLSFVSIGLIPLGVYVFDFLSPSVQNLFAWSSGLTAVGFILIGYLKSIVTQSGILKGIGETLLLGGLAAFVAYFVGDFLGKVIY, from the coding sequence ATGAAGCACAGCGAATCAAGCATCCACCAAAAAGGGACTTCGTTATTAGGCCGGTACCAGGACTACCTCGGTGAATTTGTTTATGGGGGGATTGACGGCAGCGTGACCACCTTTGCCGTGGTGACCGGTGCGGTGGGGGCCGGCATGGACAGCTCCGTGATACTTATCCTGGGTTTTGCCAACCTCTTTGCTGACGGGTTTGCCATGTCGGTAGGCGCATATATGTCTTCCAAGAGCGAAAAGCAAAACTATGAAAAACACAAGAGCCTTGAATACTGGGAAGTGGAGCACCTGCCGGAATTGGAGCGGGAAGAAATCGAGGATATCTATCGCAAGAAAGGATTTGAAGGGCCCTTGCTGGGCCAGGTAGTGGAGGTGATCACCCGGGACAAAGACCGGTGGGTAAACGAAATGATGAAGGACGAACTGAACCTGATCGAAGACACAAAGTCGCCATTCCAAACCGGGCTGGTCACGTTCCTGTCCTTCGTTTCCATTGGCCTTATCCCACTGGGCGTTTACGTTTTTGACTTCCTGTCCCCATCGGTGCAAAATTTATTTGCATGGTCGAGCGGGCTAACGGCAGTGGGCTTTATACTGATCGGGTACCTCAAATCGATCGTGACCCAATCCGGGATACTCAAAGGCATAGGCGAGACCCTGCTGCTGGGGGGGCTGGCCGCCTTTGTGGCCTATTTTGTGGGGGATTTTTTGGGGAAGGTCATTTATTAG